A genomic window from Candidatus Obscuribacterales bacterium includes:
- a CDS encoding sigma-70 family RNA polymerase sigma factor, with product MGTLRLAADNSGRKSSDQLVKDHMSLVGRIARRYSRTRPDLLEDLEQVGAIGLLKAIRYYDPERSKASFKTVATCYIKGEILHYLRDNACLVQVPRKFNEINSAIGHLEETLSRELGRAPTLHELSENSGIAQHEILAAQQSWDACTHYESLESNGDTNEDEDHRSLNDMVPDKKYQDFQLAEEDRELIANAVQKLSDKTSKIVQFVFFYDLTQKETARILGLSEMVVSRAVNSGLKSLKGILGTEII from the coding sequence ATGGGCACCCTTCGATTAGCGGCCGACAATTCGGGGCGGAAATCTTCTGACCAGTTGGTCAAAGATCATATGTCTCTTGTCGGGCGCATTGCCAGACGCTATTCCAGAACACGCCCGGATTTGCTCGAGGATCTTGAGCAAGTTGGGGCAATTGGCCTCTTAAAAGCTATTCGTTACTACGATCCGGAAAGAAGTAAGGCCAGCTTCAAAACTGTGGCAACTTGTTATATCAAGGGCGAAATTCTCCACTACTTGCGCGACAATGCCTGTCTTGTGCAGGTGCCTCGCAAATTCAACGAAATAAATTCAGCGATAGGACATCTGGAAGAGACGTTATCCAGAGAGCTGGGACGAGCACCAACCTTGCATGAGCTGTCGGAAAATTCCGGTATCGCTCAACACGAGATACTGGCTGCCCAACAGTCGTGGGATGCCTGCACGCATTATGAGTCATTAGAATCTAACGGTGATACCAATGAAGACGAGGATCATCGCAGCCTCAACGACATGGTGCCCGACAAAAAGTATCAAGATTTCCAATTGGCTGAGGAAGACAGAGAACTTATTGCCAATGCCGTTCAAAAACTATCCGATAAAACAAGCAAGATTGTACAGTTTGTTTTCTTCTATGATTTGACACAGAAGGAAACGGCCCGGATACTGGGTTTATCAGAGATGGTTGTGTCACGTGCCGTTAATTCCGGCCTCAAGAGTTTAAAAGGCATACTCGGCACAGAGATAATATAG
- a CDS encoding PilT/PilU family type 4a pilus ATPase, with the protein MSVDARNLPVSVEQILDLALEYKASDIHFKSGMAPVLRIDGSIRAVSGLPVFTPEALKSTLLSLLDPRQQAEFDQKHEIDIGLQFGDKARVRINLYTDLDALGAAMRIIPPVAPTIVQLGLPPVIEELTHSRSGLILVTGVTGAGKSTTLAGMLDAINERELSHIYTMEDPVEFVHRPKRCIITQREIGFSTRSFATALRVALRADPNVLLIGELRDRETILGALRGAETGLLVLSTLHTSSAPKTIQRIMGMFDSAEQEQIRQQLANSLKAVIAQQLLPLRDGGRMAVHEIMLNNLTIQEAILGNNIEAINEYIRNSTFEGMQTMDGSIYNAYREGFIDSDTARRYALNQVEMERILKGASTGA; encoded by the coding sequence ATGTCAGTTGACGCCCGCAATCTACCCGTTTCAGTCGAGCAGATCCTTGATCTTGCCCTCGAATATAAGGCTTCGGATATTCACTTCAAGTCGGGCATGGCACCTGTCTTACGTATCGACGGCAGCATTCGTGCGGTTTCCGGTCTGCCAGTATTCACTCCTGAAGCGCTTAAATCAACACTTTTATCCTTACTGGATCCAAGACAGCAAGCTGAATTTGATCAAAAACACGAAATAGACATTGGTTTGCAATTCGGCGACAAGGCTCGTGTTCGTATCAACTTGTACACAGACCTCGATGCGCTCGGAGCGGCCATGCGTATTATACCGCCTGTGGCACCAACTATCGTTCAACTTGGATTACCGCCTGTAATTGAGGAACTTACTCACTCGCGCTCCGGACTAATACTTGTCACAGGTGTTACAGGAGCCGGCAAATCTACAACACTTGCCGGCATGCTTGATGCCATCAATGAGCGAGAACTCTCACATATTTACACGATGGAAGACCCGGTGGAATTTGTTCACCGTCCAAAACGTTGCATCATCACACAAAGAGAAATTGGTTTCTCGACAAGATCCTTTGCCACCGCTTTACGCGTTGCCCTGCGTGCCGACCCGAACGTTTTACTCATCGGTGAGCTACGTGACCGGGAAACGATTTTAGGGGCGCTGAGAGGCGCTGAGACCGGGCTATTAGTGCTTTCCACCTTGCACACATCTTCGGCACCAAAAACAATCCAAAGAATAATGGGTATGTTCGACTCGGCCGAACAAGAGCAAATTCGCCAGCAACTAGCCAATTCACTTAAGGCTGTAATTGCTCAACAACTATTGCCGTTGCGTGACGGCGGACGTATGGCAGTGCACGAAATCATGCTCAACAATCTGACCATTCAGGAAGCAATTCTCGGCAACAATATTGAAGCCATTAACGAGTACATTCGCAATTCAACATTTGAAGGCATGCAGACAATGGACGGCAGCATCTACAACGCTTATCGAGAGGGCTTTATAGACTCCGACACGGCACGCCGCTATGCTCTCAACCAAGTCGAAATGGAACGTATATT